A segment of the Dehalococcoidia bacterium genome:
GTCGTCCTCGCGGCGTGCTGCGATTTGCGGCTTGCCGCGCGCTCGGCGTGGTTTTCGATACCGGAAGTCGACCTCGACCTGCCGATGACGTGGAACTCGTTGCCCCGGCTGATGCGCGAGTTGGGGCCCGCGCGCACGAAGGAGCTGGTCATGACGTGCGACCGCTTCTCGGCGGACGACGCGGAGCGGTGGGGCTTCGTGAACCACGTGTACGACGATGGCCGCTTGCTCGACGAAGCGCGCGCGCTCGCCGAGAAGCTGCTCGCGAAGGATGAGCTTGCGCTCGCGACGACGAAGGCCGCGGCGAACGCGCTCGCGAACCTCATGGTGCCGGCCGAAGCGACGTACAGCGACCCGGAACTGCTGCTGCTGGCGGATGCGATGGCGCGACGGCGTCGATCCAATGGCTAGTTTGGCTTTCAAGCGTCAGGGCGGGCGCTCGCTGGGCGAGGACGAAACGAAGCGCCCGGACGAGTCGTCCGGGCGCTTGACTGTTGTGCTGCGCTGTTAGTCCTGGTTGGTGCCGCCGCCGCCGGCGAAGGGGGGACGCGGGGGAGGAGGCGGGGGCCCGCCATCGCCGTAGCCGCCACCACCGCCGGGGCGCCGATCGCGGCCACCGCCGCCGCCACGCCGGTCGCGGCCACCGCCACTACCGCCGTTGCCGCCGCCGCGGCCACCGTAGCCGCCACCACCACCGCCCCCGGGGCGTCGATCGCGTCCGCCGCCGGGGCCGCCGCGACCACCTCGATCGCCGCCGCCGCCGGGGCCGCGGTTCTGGCGTTCCGCTTGCTGACGCTTCACGACCTCCGACGGATCGGTTTCACCGGCGAGCACGGCCCGCCGCGAAAGATTCACCCGGCCCATCGAGTCGATCTCGGTGACCATGACCTGCACTTCTTCGCCGGGCGACACCGCTTCTTCGACGCTCGGCACGCGGAAGTCCGCCAGCTCCGAGATG
Coding sequences within it:
- a CDS encoding enoyl-CoA hydratase/isomerase family protein, with the translated sequence MAATRYKTITLVRDRRRRGLATLMLSRPDRLNAIDHVMHDEIQHACAVLRDDGGIRVVVLTGEGRAFSSGNDLKPAKRPPAKNDIERRHRVAAGNRTADAIATLPQVTIAAVNGLAVGGGVVLAACCDLRLAARSAWFSIPEVDLDLPMTWNSLPRLMRELGPARTKELVMTCDRFSADDAERWGFVNHVYDDGRLLDEARALAEKLLAKDELALATTKAAANALANLMVPAEATYSDPELLLLADAMARRRRSNG